The following are encoded together in the Humulus lupulus chromosome 5, drHumLupu1.1, whole genome shotgun sequence genome:
- the LOC133779509 gene encoding uncharacterized protein LOC133779509, producing the protein MPSYVNFMKEFLSKKRKTVALIEECCATLQKKQPPKLKDTGSFNIPCSIEGSIETKALCDLGASVNLMALSIFRRLNLGEAQPTTVSLQMADRSINHPRGVIEDVLVKVGKFIFPTEFIIVDMKEDENISIILGRSFFATGRALIDVQKGELKLRVEKEEVIFNIFAATEIPKCCGVQVVNQGENNLKVSKKRTIVKSGMRKGHHQLKMFFSERIRMLYEWGKVPPISNHKKRGPTHETMAFKDVRGGLDPS; encoded by the coding sequence atgccaagttatgtgaattttatgaaaGAATTTTTGTCGAAGAAAAGGAAGACAGTGGCACTTATTGAGGAGTGTTGTGCGACACTTCAGAAGAAACAACCTCCAAAGCTTAAAGATACTGGTAGTTTCAATATTCCATGTTCTATAGAGGGTTCTATAGAaacaaaggctttatgtgatttaggggccagtGTGAATCTAATGGCTCTATCAATCTTTCGGAGattgaatttgggagaagctcaGCCAACTACTGTGTCTTTGCAGATGGCAGATAGATCAATTAATCATCCTCGTGGAGTGATTGAGGACGTATTGGTGAAAGTGGGTAAATTCATTTTTCCTACGGAATTTATTATTGTAGATATgaaggaagatgaaaatatttcAATAATACTTGGAAGGTCATTCTTTGCTACTGGTAGGGCTTTAATCGATGTACAAAAGGGTGAGTTAAAGTTGCGAGTGGAAAAAGAAGaagtaatatttaatatttttgcaGCAACAGAAATTCCAAAGTGTTGTGGAGTTCAAGTGGTAAACCAAGGAGAGAACAATTTGAAAGTCTCTAAGAAAAGAACCATAGTTAAAAGTGGAATGCGAAAGGGGCATCATCAGTTAAAAATGTTCTTTAGTGAAAGGATTCGAATGTTATATGAGTGGGGGAAAGTTCCACCAATTTCTAATCACAAGAAACGAGGGCCAACTCATGAAACTATGGCTTTCAAGGACGTgaggggaggacttgatccaagttga
- the LOC133779510 gene encoding uncharacterized protein LOC133779510 — MEFLFKVLAKEEASDCPFDAKDFQRCPFLRNINKPTCFSFSSVHLPIPVISGSKGPIFEDGPGFDVAFKLFHGKDGVVPLSGCSSVPDDTADFKPTPYFNPLAAKAATISLSSFGPGGPFYFGLFSNKWKKQKNSDSSKKKQSSSKVAMHKGENTSKHEALGNEWLKAGNCPIAKSYRAVSHVLPLVATAFRPPPGMKFKCPPAVVAARAALARTALVKSLRPQPLPAKVLVIAALGMAANVPLGVWREHTTKFSLSWFTAVHAAVPFIAMLRKSVLMPKAAMALTIAASILGQVIGSRAERLRLKQMADKGGAALQMASASAIHGYSPSQVGTAGAISSYGQSQDHGVTGTMCGAEGMILNPISIKSSEPTSPANVCF; from the exons atggaatttctttttaaagtGTTAGCAAAAGAAGAGGCATCAGACTGTCCCTTTGATGCGAAGGACTTTCAGAGATGTCCATTTCTAAGGAACATAAACAAACCTActtgcttttccttttcttctgtGCACCTCCCTATTCCTGTCATATCT GGATCGAAAGGTCCAATATTTGAAGATGGCCCTGGCTTCGATGTAGCGTTTAAGCTCTTTCATGGGAAGGATGGAGTTGTCCCACTGTCTGGGTGTTCTAGTGTTCCTGATGACACTGCAGACTTTAAGCCAACACCATATTTCAACCCTTTAGCTGCTAAGGCCGCTACCATTAGTCTATCATCGTTTGGGCCTGGAGGGCCCTTTTACTTTGGTTTGTTCTCTAACAAATGGAAGAAACAGAAGAATTCTGATTCATCTAAAAAAAAGCAATCCTCATCTAAGGTGGCTATGCATAAA GGAGAAAATACTTCAAAGCACGAGGCTCTTGGAAATGAATGGCTAAAAGCAGGAAACTGCCCTATTGCAAAGTCTTACCGAGCTGTAAGCCATGTTCTCCCACTTGTTGCAACTGCATTTCGGCCACCTCCTGGTATGAAGTTCAAATGTCCCCCTGCCGTggttgctgcaagggcagctctTGCTCGGACAGCCCTTGTTAAGTCCTTGCGTCCTCAGCCACTACCTGCAAAAGTGCTTGTTATTGCAGCCTTGGGTATGGCAGCTAATGTGCCCTTGGGTGTATGGAGGGAGCATACCACAAAATTCTCTCTTTCATGGTTTACAGCAGTGCATGCTGCTGTGCCCTTCATAGCCATGCTTAGAAAGTCTGTTTTGATGCCTAAAGCAGCTATGGCATTGACAATTGCAGCATCCATCCTAGGACAGGTCATTGGCTCGAGAGCTGAGCGGCTTCGGCTGAAACAAATGGCTGATAAAGGAGGGGCCGCTTTGCAGATGGCATCTGCCAGCGCTATTCACGGCTATAGCCCAAGCCAGGTGGGAACTGCAGGTGCCATCTCAAGCTATGGCCAAAGTCAGGATCATGGTGTTACAGGTACCATGTGTGGTGCAGAAGGAATGATACTAAACCCAATTTCTATAAAGAGTTCTGAACCAACTTCACCTGCAAATGTGTGTTTCTGA